A genomic region of Trifolium pratense cultivar HEN17-A07 linkage group LG3, ARS_RC_1.1, whole genome shotgun sequence contains the following coding sequences:
- the LOC123915687 gene encoding cold-regulated 413 plasma membrane protein 1 isoform X1, producing the protein MWKRMDFQQETAQLLNSDFKDLSDAANKLATHVIKVASVGGFGASFFGFFAAVAAIYLLVLDRTNWKTNILTSLLIPYIFFSLPSIVFGIFRGEIGKWVALVAVVLRLFIPKHFPDWLELPGALILLIVVSPELVASTFRNDIVGVIVCLVIACYLLQEHIRASGGFRNSFTKANGVSNSIGIILLLVYPVWALLTIIF; encoded by the exons ATGTGGAAGAGAATGGATTTTCAACAAGAAACAGCTCAGTTGCTAAACTCAGATTTCAAAGACTTGAGTGATGCTGCTAATAAACTCGCTACTCATGTCATCAAAGTTGCTAGTGTTGGCGGTTTTGGAGCCTCTTTCTTCGGATtttttgctgctgttgctgctAT TTACCTGTTGGTTTTGGATCGCACAAACTGGAAGACGAACATTCTTACATCACTACTCATTCCATACATTTTCTTCAGTTTGCCTTCAATTGTTTTCGGTATCTTCAG AGGAGAGATTGGAAAATGGGTTGCTTTAGTTGCTGTTGTATTAAGGCTTTTTATTCCAAAGCATTTCCCTG ATTGGTTGGAATTGCCAGGTGCTTTGATACTTTTGATTGTTGTATCTCCTGAACTAGTCGCAAGCACCTTTAGAAACGACATTGTGGGAGTGATTGTGTGTTTGGTCATTGCATGTTATTTGCTACAAGAACATATCCGTGCATCTGGTGGTTTCAGAAACTCCTTCACTAAAGCAAATGGCGTATCAAATTCCATCGGCATAATTCTTCTGTTAGTCTACCCCGTCTGGGCACTCCTCACCATAATATTTTAG
- the LOC123915686 gene encoding probable CoA ligase CCL6, giving the protein MVDVYTVKVEEARSATHEKPSAGPVYRCIYAKDGLLELPSHFQSPWDFLRDSAARSPSKPMLGRRHKTDSTKAGPYEWLTYEEAYNAAIQIGSSMRTRGVNPGDRCGIYGSNCPEWIIAMEACNSYAVTYVPLYDTLGPNAVEFIINHAEVSIAFVQQSKIPSILSCLGRCASLKTIVSFGNVSTAQKKEAEELGVSCFSWGEFLQLGNLDLDLPLKNKTSICTIMYTSGTTGEPKGVIIKNEAFMTEVLSIDQILSLTDKAATEDDVYFSFLPLAHVYDQIMVTYSLYKGSSIGFWQGDIRFLMEDIQTLQPTIFCGVPRIYDRVYAGINSKISSEGSWKKTLFQYAYNYKLGYLNSGLPQDKAAPWIHKLVFDKIKHALGGRVRLMLSGAAPLSMNVEEFLRVTFGATLAQGYGLTESCAGCFSAITNVFSMTGTVGVPMTTIEARLESVPEMEYDALSNQPRGEICLRGNTLFSGYHKRQDLTEEVMVDGWFHTGDIGEWLPNGAMKIIDRKKNIFKLSQGEYVAVENIENKYLQCPLITSIWVYGNSFESFLVAIVIPEKQALEDWAAKHNLSDDFKSLCENIKARKYILDELNSVDQKHQLRGFELIKAVHLEPTPFDVERDLITPTFKLKRPQLLKHYKDCIDLLYKEVKGAMV; this is encoded by the exons ATGGTGGATGTATACACTGTCAAGGTGGAAGAAGCAAGATCTGCAACTCATGAAAAACCATCAGCAGGTCCTGTGTATAGATGCATCTATGCTAAAGATGGTTTATTGGAGTTACCTTCTCATTTTCAATCTCCATGGGACTTTCTCAG GGATTCTGCTGCGAGGAGCCCCAGCAAACCAATGTTGGGACGGCGTCACAAAACAGATTCTACTAAG GCTGGTCCCTATGAATGGCTCACATATGAGGAGGCTTATAATGCTGCCATCCAAATTGGTTCTTCCATGAGGACCCGTGGTGTCAATCCT GGAGACCGTTGTGGCATATATGGATCCAATTGTCCTGAATGGATAATTGCAATGGAG GCTTGTAACAGCTATGCAGTAACATATGTTCCCTTATATGACACCCTTG GTCCTAATGCTGTAGAATTTATCATAAACCATGCCGAAGTTTCGATAGCATTTGTACAACAAAGCAAAATTCCTTCT ATTTTGTCATGTCTTGGTCGGTGTGCAAGTCTTAAAA CTATTGTGAGTTTCGGTAATGTTTCAACCGCACAAAAGAAAGAAGCCGAGGAACTTGGTGTATCCTGCTTCTCATGGGGAGAGTTTCTCCAGCTG GgaaatttggatttggatttacCATTAAAAAACAAGACTAGCATCTGCACAATCATGTACACAAGTGGAACAACAGGTGAACCAAAAGGTGTCATTATTAAGAATGAGGCTTTCATGACTGAAGTATTGTCCATTGACCAAATACTTTCTCTAACAGACAAAGCG GCAACCGAAGACGATGTGTACTTCTCGTTTCTTCCTCTTGCTCATGTATATGACCAGATAATGGTGACCTATAGCCTCTACAAGGGCTCCTCAATTGGATTTTGGCAAGGC GATATCAGATTCTTAATGGAAGATATTCAGACACTGCAACCAACTATATTTTGTGGTGTTCCTCGAATTTATGACCGTGTTTATGCTG GTATCAACAGCAAAATTTCATCGGAAGGATCATGGAAAAAGACACTGTTTCAGTATGCATATAACTA CAAATTGGGTTATCTAAATAGTGGTCTTCCACAAGACAAAGCAGCGCCTTGGATTCATAAGCTTGTGTTTGACAAG ATAAAACATGCATTGGGTGGACGAGTTCGACTCATGTTATCAGGAGCTGCTCCTTTGTCTATGAACGTGGAGGAGTTTCTGAGGGTCACTTTCGGAGCTACGCTGGCACAAGGATATG GTCTCACCGAAAGTTGTGCGGGCTGTTTCAGTGCAATAACCAATGTGTTTTCTATGACGGGAACAGTTGGAGTCCCCATGACAACCATTGAAGCAAGGCTTGAATCTGTGCCTGAGATGGAATATGATGCGCTCTCCAATCAACCCCGTGGAGAAATTTGCTTGAGAGGGAACACCTTGTTCTCCGGTTACCACAAGCGTCAAGATCTTACTGAAGAGGTTATGGTTGATGGTTGGTTTCATACAG GTGACATAGGAGAATGGCTGCCAAATGGAGCAATGAAAATTATTGACAGAAAAAAGAACATCTTCAAATTGTCTCAAGGAGAATATGTTGCTGTGGAGAATATTGAAAACAAGTACTTACAGTGCCCTCTTATAACATCA ATTTGGGTTTACGGAAATAGTTTTGAATCTTTCTTGGTGGCAATTGTGATTCCTGAAAAACAAGCCCTCGAGGATTGGGCAGCGAAGCATAATTTGTCTGATGATTTTAAATCTTTATGTGAAAATATAAAggcaagaaaatatattttggacGAGCTCAACAGCGTTGATCAGAAACATCAA CTTAGAGGTTTTGAGCTGATAAAAGCAGTTCATCTGGAACCAACTCCCTTTGATGTGGAAAGAGATCTAATAACTCCAACATTCAAATTGAAGAGACCACAATTGTTAAAGCACTATAAG GATTGCATTGACCTGCTATACAAGGAAGTAAAGGGAGCAATGGTGTGA
- the LOC123915687 gene encoding cold-regulated 413 plasma membrane protein 1 isoform X2 — translation MSSKLLVLAVLEPLSSDFLLLLLLCIYLLVLDRTNWKTNILTSLLIPYIFFSLPSIVFGIFRGEIGKWVALVAVVLRLFIPKHFPDWLELPGALILLIVVSPELVASTFRNDIVGVIVCLVIACYLLQEHIRASGGFRNSFTKANGVSNSIGIILLLVYPVWALLTIIF, via the exons ATGTCATCAAAGTTGCTAGTGTTGGCGGTTTTGGAGCCTCTTTCTTCGGATtttttgctgctgttgctgctATGTAT TTACCTGTTGGTTTTGGATCGCACAAACTGGAAGACGAACATTCTTACATCACTACTCATTCCATACATTTTCTTCAGTTTGCCTTCAATTGTTTTCGGTATCTTCAG AGGAGAGATTGGAAAATGGGTTGCTTTAGTTGCTGTTGTATTAAGGCTTTTTATTCCAAAGCATTTCCCTG ATTGGTTGGAATTGCCAGGTGCTTTGATACTTTTGATTGTTGTATCTCCTGAACTAGTCGCAAGCACCTTTAGAAACGACATTGTGGGAGTGATTGTGTGTTTGGTCATTGCATGTTATTTGCTACAAGAACATATCCGTGCATCTGGTGGTTTCAGAAACTCCTTCACTAAAGCAAATGGCGTATCAAATTCCATCGGCATAATTCTTCTGTTAGTCTACCCCGTCTGGGCACTCCTCACCATAATATTTTAG
- the LOC123913085 gene encoding AUGMIN subunit 2, whose translation MSMTNESSWVGRKAVKRIGGMSDALSIAADLGFTVSSTPSSTSSHEPPQISSPTNGEKGEDLIRVLRELTSVQRKIADLQVELQGRKDDKNVAHLTHVSEMEKKIETLAKITTILKDVIHNKDRIIARLQQPYSLDCIPVEAEYQKQFSELLMKAASDYGALTASVADFQWSQNFKEPPSVWGEMLRPIPVALASCTRYFEAMSAKRESFAALQKLRVGNFDSSVPMTPTRDPSQRLPGVSDSLTSLPSE comes from the exons ATGTCAATGACAAACGAGTCAAGTTGGGTAGGCAGGAAAGCCGTGAAGCGCATTGGTGGAATGTCCGACGCTCTTTCAATTGCCGCCGATCTCGGTTTCACCGTCTCCTCCACACCTTCATCTACATCATCACACGAACCACCTCAGATTTCGTCCCCAACAAATGGGGAAAAAGGTGAAGATTTGATCAGGGTTTTGCGAGAATTAACTTCTGTTCAAAGAAAAATTGCTGATTTACAAGTTGAACTTCAAGGTCGAAAG gATGATAAAAATGTTGCACATTTGACACATGTTAGTGAAATGGAGAAAAAGATTGAAACTTTGGCAAAGATTACTACTATTCTTAAAGATGTTATTCATAATAAG GATCGCATTATAGCTCGTCTGCAGCAGCCATATTCCCTGGACTGCATTCCTGTTGAAGCAGAATATCAG AAACAATTCTCTGAACTACTAATGAAGGCAGCTAGTGATTATGGTGCCTTGACAGCATCAGTGGCAGATTTTCAATGGAGTCAGAATTTTAAGGAACCTCCTTCAGTTTGGGGG GAGATGCTTCGACCAATTCCTGTAGCGTTGGCATCTTGCACTAGATACTTTGAAGCCATGTCAGCCAAAAGAGAGTCATTTGCAGCTCTTCAAAAACTGAGAGTGGGCAATTTTGATTCCTCTGTACCCATGACACCAACCAGAGATCCTTCCCAAAGACTACCAGGAGTATCTGATTCTCTAACTTCACTTCCATCAGAATAA
- the LOC123913086 gene encoding mitochondrial import receptor subunit TOM6 homolog: MFPGMFMQKPDKAAALKQLKSHVAMFGTWVVVVRITPYILQFLNRENEELALDF, encoded by the coding sequence ATGTTTCCAGGAATGTTCATGCAAAAGCCAGACAAGGCTGCTGCACTCAAGCAGCTCAAATCTCATGTCGCCATGTTCGGAACATGGGTTGTTGTTGTTCGAATCACCCCTTACATTCTTCAGTTTCTTAACCGCGAGAATGAGGAACTCGCGCTTGACTTTTAG